The Rhopalosiphum maidis isolate BTI-1 chromosome 1, ASM367621v3, whole genome shotgun sequence genome has a segment encoding these proteins:
- the LOC113558258 gene encoding solute carrier family 2, facilitated glucose transporter member 5-like, translating into MIWPALHIFVTSFLPESPFYAYKCYGDSEKAKSAIRRINGQDYDVELDYMALERYVFEYECMIGDKKNRLIRRIIAIGVRLVVLQQTCGASAAIFHAKSVIGGFGLTTEVAGYSDERVYANTQTFITIVFAAQVLLCLTTVELVEFLGRKFMLNASAIGMALCLASMMLYQSFFPTTDICTSAIESNEWHKYVPIILVCLYLCSYSIGWGPIVALVYAEVVYFNKWFSSLIYAGGQLVLFLVAYTFYDANALLGFNKYVLCMYTASCVLSIVFVHFCVPETRALPLNRVLRRQSLENNCLDTRDK; encoded by the exons ATGATTTGGCCCGCCCTACACATATTCGTAACGAGTTTCCTACCCGAATCGCCTTTTTACGCGTACAAATGCTACGGCGATTCCGAAAAAGCGAAATCAGCTATACGTCGAATCAATGGCCAAGACTACGACGTGGAGTTGGACTACATGGCACTCGAG AGATACGTGTTCGAGTACGAGTGCATGATTGGTGACAAAAAAAACCGTTTGATCCGTAGAATCATCGCCATCGGCGTGAGACTTGTTGTACTACAACAGACTTGCGGTGCAAGTGCGGCGATTTTTCATGCAAAATCGGTTATAGGCGGATTCGGTTTGACTACAGAAGTCGCAGGATATAGCGACGAACGCGTGTACGCCAACACGCAAACATTTATCACAATCGTATTCGCAGCTCAA GTCTTGTTGTGCCTTACCACAGTCGAGCTGGTCGAGTTTTTGGGCCGTAAGTTTATGTTAAACGCGTCAGCCATCGGTATGGCATTATGTCTGGCGTCGATGATGCTTTACCAATCATTTTTTCCAACTACGGACATCTGTACTTCAGCAATCGAATCGAACGAGTGGCACAAATACGTGCCCATCATACTCGTGTGCCTTTACCTATGCTCGTATTCCATAGGATGGGGACCGATCGTTGCGCTGGTTTACGCAGAAGTAGTTTATTTCAAC AAATGGTTTTCAAGTCTGATTTACGCCGGTGGCCAACTCGTCTTGTTCCTGGTGGCGTATACGTTTTACGATGCCAACGCTCTGCTGGGCTTCAACAAGTACGTCCTGTGTATGTACACAGCGTCATGCGTCCTTAGCATCGTGTTCGTCCATTTCTGCGTGCCAGAAACCCGAGCACTACCCTTGAACCGGGTGCTGCGTCGTCAATCGTTGGAAAATAATTGTCTCGACACCAGAGATaaatga